A single window of Streptomyces cathayae DNA harbors:
- the rbsK gene encoding ribokinase, with the protein MTDVTLREVARASGCSVATVSRVLAGTRPVGAETARRVREAAEELGYRPNQVARALRSRSTGTVGLVLPQITNPFFPSLVREVEHALHAEGRAVLLADCDDDPEIEAARIADLLDRQVDALLVIPVDGKRSRAAVEKAAAHVPLVLLDRGCGPGVADSVATDNATGMALVMDHLVATGRRRVCFVGAAGTGSAAAERLAAYEAEAGALLPRGSGQIELGDFSLEWGRTAAERILPSRPDAVVCANDLLAVGVLQRLRQLGRDVPGDIAVTGFDDIPMMDLADPALTTVRQPVRALAAEAVHLLGHRLAGQNDGPRRSVRLAPELVVRASSAPRVSSAEDTRGALDAQHPHPRGRTVIAVVGSLNLDLVAPVPRHPVPGETVLGGDMAQHPGGKGANQAVAAARLGGNVSFVGRVGEDDAADVMLDAVRSEGVDVTHITRTPGVATGRALIAVDPAGENTIIVSPGANARVSTADCEAAADVLRKAAVTVLQQEVPDEANHAAARLAGGIVLHNPAPAVAGAVPPPHVDVLVPNRTELAALTGTPVPETIDEVVAAARKLTGAGAVIVTLGGDGVLLLEGASHLHVPAFSVRPVDTTAAGDSFCGALAVALAEGRTLERSARWACAAAAISTTRAGAQPSLTRRDEVEAFLAKNS; encoded by the coding sequence TCCGTCGCCACGGTCTCCCGGGTCCTGGCCGGGACCCGTCCGGTCGGGGCAGAGACGGCCCGCCGGGTACGGGAGGCGGCCGAGGAGCTCGGCTACCGGCCCAACCAGGTCGCCCGCGCCCTGCGCAGCCGCTCCACCGGCACCGTCGGCCTCGTCCTGCCGCAGATCACCAACCCCTTCTTCCCCTCTCTCGTGCGGGAGGTGGAGCACGCCCTGCACGCCGAGGGACGTGCCGTGCTGCTCGCCGACTGCGACGACGACCCGGAGATCGAGGCCGCCCGGATCGCCGATCTCCTGGACCGGCAGGTCGACGCCCTGCTGGTCATCCCCGTCGACGGGAAACGGAGCCGGGCCGCGGTGGAGAAGGCCGCGGCCCACGTGCCGCTGGTCCTGCTGGACCGCGGCTGCGGCCCCGGCGTCGCCGACTCGGTCGCGACCGACAACGCCACCGGCATGGCGCTCGTCATGGACCACCTGGTCGCCACCGGCCGCCGCCGGGTCTGCTTCGTGGGAGCCGCCGGAACCGGCTCGGCGGCGGCCGAGCGGCTCGCGGCGTACGAGGCCGAGGCCGGCGCCCTGCTCCCGCGCGGCTCCGGACAGATCGAACTCGGCGACTTCTCACTGGAGTGGGGGCGGACCGCGGCGGAGCGGATCCTGCCGTCCCGTCCGGACGCCGTCGTCTGCGCCAACGACCTCCTCGCGGTCGGCGTACTGCAACGGCTGCGACAACTCGGCAGGGACGTCCCGGGCGACATCGCTGTCACCGGCTTCGACGACATCCCCATGATGGATCTCGCCGACCCGGCCCTGACCACCGTCCGCCAACCCGTGCGCGCACTGGCCGCCGAAGCCGTGCACCTGCTCGGCCACCGGCTGGCCGGACAGAACGACGGGCCGCGCCGGTCGGTCCGTCTCGCCCCCGAACTCGTCGTACGCGCATCCAGCGCACCCCGGGTGTCCTCGGCCGAGGACACCCGGGGTGCGCTGGATGCGCAGCACCCGCACCCCAGAGGTAGAACAGTGATCGCAGTCGTCGGAAGCCTGAACCTGGACCTCGTCGCGCCGGTTCCCCGGCATCCGGTTCCCGGTGAGACGGTCCTCGGCGGTGACATGGCCCAGCACCCCGGCGGCAAGGGCGCCAACCAGGCCGTCGCCGCCGCCCGGCTCGGCGGGAACGTCTCCTTCGTCGGCCGGGTCGGCGAGGACGACGCGGCCGACGTCATGCTCGACGCCGTCCGGAGCGAGGGCGTGGACGTCACGCACATCACCCGCACCCCGGGCGTGGCGACCGGCCGCGCCCTGATCGCCGTCGACCCGGCGGGCGAGAACACCATCATCGTCAGCCCCGGTGCCAACGCCCGCGTGAGCACCGCCGACTGCGAGGCCGCGGCGGACGTGCTGCGGAAGGCGGCCGTGACCGTCCTCCAGCAGGAGGTCCCGGACGAGGCCAACCACGCCGCCGCGCGGCTGGCCGGCGGCATCGTGCTGCACAACCCGGCCCCCGCCGTCGCCGGCGCCGTTCCGCCGCCCCACGTCGACGTACTGGTCCCCAACCGCACGGAACTGGCGGCCCTCACCGGCACGCCCGTACCGGAGACGATCGACGAGGTCGTCGCCGCGGCCCGGAAACTGACCGGTGCGGGCGCGGTGATCGTCACGCTCGGCGGCGACGGGGTGCTCCTCCTCGAGGGCGCCTCGCACCTGCACGTCCCCGCCTTTTCCGTCCGGCCCGTGGACACCACCGCCGCCGGTGACTCCTTCTGCGGCGCGCTCGCCGTCGCCCTCGCGGAGGGCCGCACCCTCGAGCGGTCCGCCCGCTGGGCCTGCGCCGCCGCGGCGATCAGCACCACCCGGGCGGGCGCCCAGCCCTCCCTCACCCGCCGCGACGAGGTGGAGGCCTTCCTCGCGAAGAACAGCTGA
- a CDS encoding PASTA domain-containing protein has translation MSDLLAKDRRTAEAAAGESLSLSDDQAKALLGELGPQEDVRAVYRNGWGWAVLTKNDLVLLRGLVRPRAIRVPAPLRISRRTYGMFRSVEVLVHGHPHKLWGSKLDPRGELLVATGEVLPPDSPLRPGRGTRFATWISRHPVFVSVAVIGFLFANLGPGSGEKEAVVQKPEPALTVPDFKATPLAVAAVSAGRHPWKTVSAADASSDQRPVNTTTSGWQVCFQSPARDETVPPAARTLTLYAVPKQEQCPTRLHGPRRIVMPDLVGEQADDASRALGDLGLERVIYFHAHTGKRLYDGLEELADWQVCRQQPEPDTEVSTGTQIDLWLIGPSDPCAKPKPKPKPKPEPKPEPEPEPKPEPKPESKPRPQPSYGTGSSGGTTGGSGSGGSSGGGSTSGGSSGSSSGGTGSRPGVQFGQYCSPVGAVATTTDGRPAKCFMGKDGNARWGYNSG, from the coding sequence TTGTCCGATCTGTTGGCCAAGGACCGGCGCACCGCCGAAGCCGCCGCTGGTGAGAGTCTCTCCCTGTCCGACGACCAGGCGAAGGCGCTGTTGGGAGAACTGGGCCCACAGGAAGACGTCCGGGCCGTCTACCGCAACGGCTGGGGCTGGGCCGTGCTCACGAAGAACGACCTCGTCCTTCTGCGGGGTCTTGTGAGGCCCAGGGCGATCCGCGTCCCCGCGCCCCTGCGGATCTCCCGCCGTACCTACGGCATGTTCCGGTCCGTCGAGGTCCTCGTCCACGGGCATCCGCACAAACTGTGGGGCTCGAAACTCGACCCGAGGGGCGAGCTCCTCGTGGCCACGGGCGAGGTTCTCCCTCCCGACTCCCCCTTGCGCCCAGGCCGCGGAACACGGTTCGCCACCTGGATAAGCCGACACCCTGTTTTCGTCTCCGTAGCGGTGATCGGATTCCTCTTCGCCAACCTGGGTCCGGGCTCCGGCGAGAAGGAGGCCGTGGTCCAGAAGCCCGAGCCCGCTCTGACCGTCCCCGACTTCAAGGCGACCCCTCTCGCCGTAGCGGCTGTGTCGGCCGGCCGGCATCCGTGGAAGACGGTGTCGGCAGCCGACGCCTCCTCCGACCAGCGGCCGGTGAACACCACCACGAGCGGCTGGCAGGTCTGCTTCCAGAGCCCGGCCCGTGACGAGACGGTCCCTCCGGCAGCCAGGACGCTGACCCTGTATGCGGTTCCGAAGCAGGAGCAGTGCCCGACCCGGCTGCACGGCCCCCGCCGGATCGTCATGCCGGACCTCGTCGGCGAGCAGGCCGACGATGCTTCCCGTGCTCTCGGCGACCTCGGTCTCGAGCGCGTGATCTACTTCCACGCCCACACCGGCAAGCGTCTGTACGACGGGCTGGAGGAACTGGCCGACTGGCAGGTGTGCAGGCAGCAGCCGGAGCCCGACACCGAGGTCTCGACCGGGACGCAGATCGACCTGTGGCTGATCGGCCCCAGCGACCCCTGCGCCAAACCCAAGCCGAAACCGAAGCCCAAGCCGGAGCCAAAGCCTGAACCGGAGCCTGAACCGAAGCCCGAGCCCAAACCCGAGTCGAAGCCGCGACCGCAGCCCTCGTACGGCACCGGCTCGAGCGGCGGCACCACAGGCGGCAGCGGCAGTGGCGGCTCGTCCGGCGGCGGTTCCACCAGTGGTGGTTCCTCCGGCAGTTCGAGCGGCGGCACCGGAAGCCGGCCCGGTGTCCAGTTCGGTCAGTACTGTTCTCCCGTCGGTGCCGTCGCGACGACCACCGATGGGCGGCCCGCGAAGTGCTTCATGGGCAAGGACGGCAACGCCCGGTGGGGATACAACTCCGGGTGA
- a CDS encoding YceI family protein: protein MDFRSLFRTARSADTEPTPSPAPPTGTDARTFNAAPSRAQLSGEWMFDQAHSTIGFAARHAVVTRVRGSFTGFDGWLQLDGERPERSGAGVVIRADTVDTRVAQRDRHLCSADFLDVERYPTITFRSTYIEQVDADRFRMTGALTVKGRTHPVTVDLLYTGSVVDAFGVERIGFDGTAVVNRAQWDLTWNAMLETGGLMVSEKIELEFDISAVRAP from the coding sequence ATGGACTTCCGCTCTCTCTTCCGCACCGCACGGTCCGCCGACACCGAGCCGACACCGTCGCCGGCCCCGCCGACGGGCACGGACGCCCGGACGTTCAACGCCGCCCCCTCCCGGGCCCAGCTCTCCGGGGAGTGGATGTTCGACCAGGCGCACAGCACCATCGGGTTCGCCGCCCGGCACGCCGTGGTCACCCGGGTCCGGGGGAGCTTCACCGGCTTCGACGGCTGGCTTCAGCTGGACGGTGAACGACCGGAACGCTCCGGAGCCGGGGTGGTCATCCGGGCGGACACCGTTGACACCCGCGTCGCGCAGCGCGACCGTCACCTCTGCAGCGCCGACTTCCTCGACGTCGAGCGCTACCCGACCATCACCTTCCGCAGCACCTACATCGAGCAGGTCGATGCCGACCGCTTCCGAATGACGGGCGCCCTCACCGTCAAGGGCCGCACGCACCCGGTCACCGTCGACCTCCTCTACACGGGCTCGGTGGTCGACGCCTTCGGCGTCGAGCGGATCGGCTTCGACGGCACGGCCGTCGTCAACCGCGCCCAGTGGGACCTCACCTGGAACGCGATGCTGGAGACCGGCGGCCTGATGGTCAGCGAGAAGATCGAGCTCGAGTTCGACATCTCGGCGGTCCGCGCGCCCTGA
- a CDS encoding RNA-guided endonuclease InsQ/TnpB family protein, protein MQLRYSFRLYPDTGQQTALAKAFGCARVVFNDAVRAREDARTAGGMFPTVGELSTRLITQAKRTAGRFWLGEVSAVVLQQSLRDAESAYRNFFASLNGARKGPRIGPPRFKSRRDARQSIRFTANARWKITDGGRLHLPKIGVVKVKWSRTLPTTPTSVTVIKDAAGRYFASFVIDTDPAADTARMPDTDRTIGIDLGLTHFAVLSDGTKIDSPRFLRRAEKKLKKAQRELSRKQRGSKNREKARLKVARAHAGVTDARREFHHQLSTKLLSENQGIAVEDLSVAGLARTRLAKSVYDAGWSSFIGMLEYKAERYGRTLVKIGRFEPTSQTCSACGVKDGPKPLNVREWTCTACGTVHDRDTNAAINVKTAAGLAVSACGAPVRPGAIPARREETGSHGFPTGPRAA, encoded by the coding sequence ATGCAGCTTCGGTACAGCTTCCGCCTGTACCCGGACACCGGCCAGCAGACCGCGTTGGCGAAGGCGTTCGGATGCGCCCGCGTCGTGTTCAACGACGCGGTCCGCGCCCGCGAGGACGCCCGCACGGCAGGCGGGATGTTCCCGACGGTCGGCGAGCTGTCCACGCGCCTGATCACCCAGGCCAAGCGGACAGCCGGGCGGTTCTGGCTGGGCGAGGTCTCCGCGGTGGTGCTGCAGCAGTCCCTGCGGGACGCCGAGAGCGCGTACCGCAACTTCTTCGCCTCCCTCAACGGCGCCCGCAAGGGCCCCAGGATCGGCCCGCCCCGCTTCAAGTCCCGCAGGGATGCCCGGCAGTCGATCCGGTTCACCGCCAACGCCCGCTGGAAGATCACCGATGGCGGCCGTCTGCACCTGCCGAAGATCGGTGTGGTGAAGGTGAAGTGGTCCCGCACGCTGCCCACCACCCCCACCTCCGTCACCGTCATCAAGGACGCGGCCGGCCGGTACTTCGCCTCCTTCGTCATCGACACCGACCCCGCCGCCGACACGGCCCGGATGCCCGACACCGACCGCACCATCGGCATCGATCTCGGCCTGACCCACTTCGCCGTGCTGTCCGACGGCACGAAGATCGACTCCCCGCGCTTTCTGCGGCGCGCGGAGAAGAAGCTGAAGAAGGCCCAGCGGGAGCTGTCCCGCAAACAGAGGGGATCGAAGAACCGCGAGAAGGCCCGCCTGAAGGTCGCCCGCGCCCACGCCGGGGTCACCGACGCGCGCCGCGAGTTCCACCACCAACTCTCCACCAAGCTGCTCTCCGAGAACCAAGGGATCGCGGTGGAGGACCTGTCGGTGGCGGGACTGGCCCGCACCAGGCTGGCCAAGTCGGTGTACGACGCCGGATGGTCATCGTTCATCGGCATGCTGGAGTACAAGGCGGAACGGTACGGGCGGACCCTGGTGAAGATCGGCCGGTTCGAGCCGACCTCCCAGACCTGCTCCGCCTGCGGCGTCAAGGACGGACCCAAACCCCTGAACGTGAGGGAGTGGACCTGTACCGCCTGCGGCACCGTCCACGACCGGGACACCAACGCCGCGATCAACGTCAAGACGGCCGCCGGACTGGCGGTATCGGCCTGCGGAGCGCCGGTAAGACCAGGAGCAATCCCGGCACGGCGCGAAGAAACAGGAAGCCACGGATTCCCGACCGGACCCCGTGCCGCGTAG